Proteins found in one Fusarium keratoplasticum isolate Fu6.1 chromosome 12, whole genome shotgun sequence genomic segment:
- a CDS encoding HET domain-containing protein, which translates to MTYSILPEACILPVDCNLQHPKLPAIRQIDAASIDFAILRNWLLHCQTHHSATCGPLDQALLQEITGLKLIDCQTRQVVEAPRDATYVALSYVWGKTHAAEATVLSLSSLSETVPRTIEDAIQVVLQLNLKYLWVDKYCINQSNDIELAQQISIMDMIYNAAFCTIVAACGEDASFGLPGVGLTARSEQPAICLNGQVWVSSLRDPAPAIKTSTWANRGWTYQEGLFSRRRFIFTEEQVYFECNRTRCLETVSYDLYYQSNTTYYGPGGIFHGSFGYGEDGKLRWHILAYSKRSLSFQNDIINALGCVFRLYSHMSVPTHHYWGVPIHYDSDWHSLWPAKSAVIEPDTFHRFEGEIDATFARGLCWQLEVDHPLARAKD; encoded by the coding sequence ATGACTTATTCCATTCTCCCCGAAGCCTGCATCCTGCCGGTTGATTGCAACTTGCAACACCCCAAGCTGCCTGCTATCCGCCAAATCGACGCTGCGTCGATTGACTTTGCCATCTTGCGAAACTGGCTTCTTCACTGCCAGACTCATCACTCAGCGACATGTGGACCTTTAGATCAAGCCCTCCTGCAGGAGATCACTGGCTTGAAGTTGATAGACTGTCAAACAAGACAAGTCGTAGAAGCACCTAGGGACGCTACCTATGTGGCTCTTAGCTACGTATGGGGCAAGACCCATGCTGCCGAAGCGACAGTCTTGAGCCTGTCCTCTTTGTCAGAAACTGTGCCAAGAACCATCGAGGACGCGATACAAGTGGTACTACAACTCAATCTTAAATACCTATGGGTAGATAAGTATTGTATCAACCAGTCTAACGATATCGAGTTGGCACAGCAAATTTCCATCATGGACATGATCTATAACGCTGCGTTCTGCACTATCGTGGCAGCCTGCGGAGAGGATGCTTCTTTTGGCCTGCCTGGAGTTGGTTTAACAGCGAGATCAGAACAACCGGCAATCTGTCTGAACGGCCAAGTTTGGGTGTCAAGCCTTAGGGACCCTGCGCCGGCGATCAAGACGTCGACATGGGCCAACCGAGGCTGGACCTACCAAGAAGGGCTGTTTTCTAGGCGGCGTTTCATATTTACTGAGGAACAGGTCTATTTCGAGTGCAACAGAACCAGGTGTCTGGAGACAGTCAGCTATGACCTTTACTATCAGTCGAACACTACGTACTACGGTCCTGGCGGGATATTCCATGGCAGTTTCGGGTATGGAGAGGACGGTAAACTCCGTTGGCACATCTTGGCATATAGCAAACGGTCATTGTCGTTCCAGAACGACATTATAAACGCTCTCGGTTGTGTTTTTCGGCTATATTCGCACATGTCCGTTCCGACGCATCACTATTGGGGTGTTCCCATACACTACGACTCGGACTGGCACTCTCTCTGGCCAGCCAAGAGTGCCGTGATCGAGCCGGACACTTTCCACCGGTTTGAGGGTGAGATCGACGCTACCTTTGCCCGCGGCCTCTGCTGGCAACTAGAGGTCGACCATCCCTTGGCAAGAGCTAAAGACTGA
- a CDS encoding Cysteine dioxygenase — protein sequence MADPSQFSDPFWSPPSDPSYELAKASVSYKTSLWNLVRNRFSRLATPDVASPKGAISHTNSSVPSSDQTVGVNFRIGGLGTISVKSELPEQNLTFTIHPENPDTQPTLKLEITRDNCILKKRENDSDVYKHIPECPNFDPEERDRSKYFNQVMFPKGKASALLDVSSSDKTTYWISVDRSNARIRYGQHLTNNSMTFMEILFDPEKAGWMDHLASTKVSRDNDSLPSNDVNFNEAPVTTDFPPLVVPQDQITLKQLEESSAMTWANLPEGCQKLYHNISGPNITVQSPSFPQLPEAIDQSCRDPNKVCGQILKKKAEKGEFKDPLETYLRITVGDNLANSPGIPYVMEIWPPGHSSPIHQHGNASAVIRVLYGSIDVTWFDALQTNRMPKKIKNPVRLSKGDMTWLGEKQYQIHQLKNNSDKVCITLQCYQFEKHDIIHDEAFHWIDKHLHLNRFVPDSDMAYGLFVQKMKEEWEAENPKAAEHRINSTHWVAIAGFCTIACLSYARYGSFLKKLVT from the exons ATGGCAGACCCCTCCCAATTCAGCGATCCTTTTTGGAGTCCTCCATCAGATCCTTCTTATGAGCTCGCAAAAGCCTCTGTCTCGTACAAAACTTCCTTGTGGAACCTTGTGCGCAATCGCTTTTCTCGCCTGGCCACACCAGACGTGGCCTCACCTAAAGGCGCGATCTCGCACACCAACTCTTCTGTGCCATCTTCGGATCAAACAGTCGGAGTTAATTTCAGGATCGGAGGACTTGGCACTATCTCTGTGAAATCCGAGCTGCCTGAACAGAACCTGACATTCACCATTCACCCTGAGAACCCCGACACGCAGCCCACTCTCAAGCTTGAAATCACCAGAGACAACTGCATTTTGAAGAAGCGGGAGAATGACTCTGATGTGTATAAGCACATTCCTGAATGTCCCAACTTTGACCCAGAGGAGAGGGACAGGTCCAAGTACTTCAACCAAGTGATGTTCCCTAAAGGCAAAGCATCTGCTCTTCTCGATGTGTCGTCATCGGACAAAACAACCTACTGGATCTCGGTGGACCGGAGCAATGCCCGGATTCGATATGGGCAACATCTTACCAACAACTCAATGACATTCATGGAGATTCTATTTGACCCAGAGAAGGCCGGCTGGATGGATCACCTTGCTTCAACCAAGGTATCCCGGGATAACGAT TCCCTCCCTTCCAACGACGTCAACTTCAACGAGGCGCCAGTGACAACGGATTTCCCTCCCCTGGTGGTACCACAGGACCAGATCACGTTgaagcagctcgaggagtCCTCAGCTATGACCTGGGCCAACCTGCCCGAAGGCTGCCAGAAGCTGTATCACAACATTTCTGGTCCCAACATCACAGTCCAGTCGCCCTCATTCCCTCAGCTGCCCGAGGCCATCGATCAGAGCTGCAGAGACCCCAACAAGGTGTGCGGTCAGATTCTGAAAAAGAAGGCGGAGAAGGGTGAGTTTAAGGACCCTCTAGAAACCTATCTCCGCATAACTGTCGGTGACAACCTG GCCAACTCCCCCGGCATTCCTTATGTGATGGAAATCTGGCCCCCCGGCCACTCTTCGCCTATTCATCAGCACGGTAACGCCTCAGCCGTCATCAGAGTCCTGTACGGAAGCATCGACGTGACGTGGTTTGACGCTCTACAGACAAACCGCATGCCCAAAAAGATCAAAAACCCGGTTCGCCTATCAAAGGGCGACATGACATGGTTAGGAGAGAAACAGTACCAGATTCACCAGCTCAAAAACAACTCCGACAAGGTGTGCATCACCCTCCAGTGCTACCAGTTTGAGAAGCACGACATCATCCACGACGAGGCCTTTCACTGGATAGACAAGCACCTCCATCTCAACCGCTTTGTCCCCGACAGCGATATGGCTTACGGGCTGTTTGtccagaagatgaaggaggagtgGGAGGCGGAGAATCCGAAGGCCGCGGAGCACCGGATCAACTCAACACATTGGGTAGCGATTGCGGGCTTTTGCACCATTGCTTGCCTCTCTTACGCAAGGTACGGTAGCTTTCTTAAGAAGCTAGTCACCTGA
- a CDS encoding HET domain-containing protein, with amino-acid sequence MASVYGRTSCNISYVCPPSSDRGQHLRDPRVDLPCKLRLSPPQTSKNAPGPAELVVQYSPGFLREYWSPTSHKEEWPILSRAWVFQERLLCPRNIYYGHSRLIWECCEAFDDELYGQAKRNPESKMQTHALFAASGVGTRDFPGDFEAQWTRLVKDYRTESLTYETDRAIAFAGIARAIQGQTNMTYLAGIWKEFAEFELLWIVRRPEALSHETNRKLAEQQKLAAPSWSWFSIATLPQESRLATDSVGFSICTSMAMECRFVVYKAQVLSWHHPHGPEALFHKFEGMRLVLRTRKVASKMEWVGNEIRLSSNGKHPFQDCGRLGPKHSMSYSHDDGSVLPGAQLPTDSVMVLSIFTASRSGGKTIKEYQIPITQEDDRDENVETQWNYAGLVVVPAAGGPGGEERWRRIGAFLYSNSADGKIQVPTPFRINESKEEDIVLV; translated from the coding sequence ATGGCCAGTGTGTACGGACGCACAAGCTGCAACATTTCGTATGTTTGCCCCCCGTCAAGTGATCGAGGACAGCATCTACGAGATCCAAGAGTCGATCTTCCTTGCAAGCTGCGTCTATCACCTCCTCAGACCTCAAAAAATGCTCCAGGTCCCGCTGAGCTGGTGGTTCAATACTCTCCAGGGTTCTTAAGAGAGTACTGGTCGCCAACATCGCATAAAGAAGAATGGCCCATACTATCACGGGCGTGGGTTTTTCAAGAGCGGCTTCTTTGCCCACGGAACATCTACTATGGACATTCTCGACTGATATGGGAGTGCTGCGAGGCCTTTGACGACGAGTTGTACGGCCAGGCCAAGCGCAACCCAGAATCGAAAATGCAGACACACGCTCTCTTCGCCGCATCTGGCGTGGGAACAAGGGACTTCCCAGGTGACTTTGAGGCTCAATGGACTCGTCTAGTCAAGGACTATCGCACTGAGAGCCTGACTTACGAGACAGATAGGGCTATCGCCTTTGCGGGTATCGCCAGAGCGATCCAAGGGCAGACAAACATGACGTATCTCGCTGGGATCTGGAAAGAATTTGCAGAATTTGAACTTCTCTGGATTGTTCGTCGACCCGAAGCTCTCTCACACGAGACGAATAGGAAACTGGCCGAGCAGCAAAAGCTAGCAGCCCCATCCTGGTCTTGGTTCTCAATCGCTACTCTCCCTCAGGAGTCACGCTTAGCTACCGATTCAGTTGGCTTCTCGATTTGCACGTCGATGGCCATGGAATGTCGGTTTGTCGTCTATAAAGCTCAAGTACTATCCTGGCATCATCCTCACGGTCCAGAAGCCCTGTTTCACAAGTTTGAAGGGATGAGGTTGGTACTCAGAACGCGGAAGGTTGCCAGCAAAATGGAGTGGGTTGGAAATGAAATCAGGCTGTCCTCAAACGGAAAGCATCCCTTCCAAGACTGCGGAAGGCTAGGGCCGAAGCACTCCATGTCCTATTCCCACGACGACGGCTCCGTCCTACCAGGCGCTCAGCTTCCGACTGACTCGGTCATGGTTTTGTCCATATTCACGGCATCCAGAAGTGGCGGAAAGACGATCAAGGAATATCAGATACCTATTACGCAGGAGGATGACCGTGATGAGAACGTTGAGACGCAGTGGAATTATGCAgggctggtggtggtgccagCTGCTGGAGGTCCTGGGGGAGAGGAGCGTTGGAGACGGATTGGCGCCTTTTTGTATTCCAACAGCGCGGACGGGAAGATCCAGGTCCCCACGCCTTTTCGCATCAATGAAAGTAAAGAGGAGGATATTGTTCTCGTTTAG
- a CDS encoding AB hydrolase-1 domain-containing protein, whose product MIRTHRQLARQWKSLSPSPFAQLRKRNTSIRMSSFYRVVEHTVNCCHTRDHVTATAHGDSDTPKLAVKQYIPLDNPNPQPGDVTIIGAHANGFPKELYEPLWDEVYHRSARNGLRIRSIWIADVWSQGQSGVINEKILGNDPSWSDHARDLMNLMNQKQDSIPHPIVGIGHSMGGTQLSLLSLNHPRLLRSLVLIDPVIQAPNGSIPPAIASTPRRDIWPSREAAAERFRGSKFFQSWDPRVLDLWIKHGLRQAPTELYPSEGSEPDDRVTLMTSKHQELFMFLRPTYRGIPGEKYRDQDPVADQEYPGYPFYRPEPLQVFRRLPELRPNTLYIFGDKSELSPLEQREAKMARTGTGVGGSGGAAADRVKEVVLDCGHLVAMEKVQECAESITAFLGSEMARWRREKEEFERFWNGQKRREQITIDEHWADRVKPSGPAGKVKL is encoded by the exons ATGATCAGAACACATCGCCAATTAGCACGGCAGTGGAAGAGTCTCAGTCCCAGTCCATTTGCGCAACTTAGAAAGCGGAATACATCAATCAGAATGTCGTCATTCTACCGAGTGGTTGAGCACACGGTCAATTGCTGCCACACCAGAGATCATGTCACAGCAACAGCTCATGGCGATTCCGACACCCCAAAGCTCGCGGTGAAGCAGTACATTCCTCTCGATAACCCGAATCCACAGCCGGGTGATGTCACTATCATTGGAGCTCATGCAAATGGCTTTCCCAAG GAACTATACGAACCGCTCTGGGATGAAGTCTACCACCGATCAGCCCGGAATGGCTTGCGCATCCGATCGATCTGGATAGCGGATGTGtggagccaaggccaatcaGGCGTCATCAACGAGAAAATACTCGGGAATGATC CTAGTTGGTCGGACCATGCGAGAGATCTGATGAACCTGATGAACCAGAAGCAAGACTCTATACCTCACCCAATTGTGGGAATAGGCCACAGCATGGGCGGTACTCAGCT gtctctcctctctctcaacCACCCACGTCTACTTAGGTCTCTAGTCCTGATTGACCCTGTCATTCAGGCACCCAACGGAAGCATCCCTCCGGCAATAGCTTCAACCCCTCGGCGAGACATTTGGCCATCCAGAGAAGCCGCGGCAGAACGGTTCAGAGGAAGCAAATTTTTCCAGTCATGGGACCCTCGCGTTCTTGATCTCTGGATTAAGCATGGTCTTCGGCAAGCCCCAACAGAGCTGTACCCTTCAGAAGGATCAGAACCTGACGATCGAGTTACCCTCATGACTTCGAAGCACCAGGAATTGTTCATGTTTCTGAGGCCGACATATCGGGGTATTCCTGGAGAAAAGTACAGGGACCAAGATCCAGTTGCTGATCAAGAATATCCCGGTTACCCGTTTTACCGCCCCGAACCACTGCAGGTCTTCCGTCGCCTTCCTGAACTGCGCCCCAACACACTGTACATATTTGGAGACAAGTCAGAGCTGTCACCGTTGGAACAGCGCGAGGCGAAGATGGCACGAACGGGCACGGGCGTCGGGGGTAGTGGGGGTGCAGCTGCCGATCGAGTCAAGGAGGTGGTTCTTGACTGCGGCCATCTTGTAGCCATGGAAAAGGTTCAAGAGTGTGCAGAGTCCATCACGGCATTTCTCGGGAGCGAGATGGCTAGATGGCGacgagagaaggaagagttTGAGAGATTCTGGAACGGACAGAAGAGACGGGAGCAAATCACGATTGATGAGCATTGGGCAGACAGGGTTAAACCTTCAGGGCCGGCTGGCAAGGTGAAGCTTTGA
- a CDS encoding Protein kinase domain-containing protein — protein MAELILSAVGVGIAIPEFAKTVTKSLDYLADLGRKYKNAPKIVQEISVFARDLGQGKLTLDVSLAEWASRLEDLNPKFKDSLHDYLQRLQESVVETSAAIERLYDKDGSLKRFYFSTVGERRVTRAAKKFHRWQEDFVQLIELIEKEKSLTHRDLLLSSDQLMIFSKGDGEHLSPVPNSRRLFVGKGEFKNHGGGISTIDILVERRPLPIDEISVARVASRLSRAKCDRGILACIGYRQKNGIELLFRIPSYLHDPRPLNQIIGTTDNGRRIPYPLESRLELCHELCRAALSVHTSNFVHKNIRPENILLFRNSNKTQTTNGFGCDELGVPFLTDWYMLRSFDDLSSRRGVNDWVENIYRHPQRQSLEPQARYNLGHDIYSLGVTLLEIALWESFVSSKDPPEISQRYRDTAMEVGGLTSSTMDPARLFRKLTAAVLAQKVMVKLAREEVPSRMGTSLSHLIVACLTCLEGGMGEGNNFEENPNDAALGFHELVDESFPNYV, from the coding sequence ATGGCCGAACTCATCCTCTCAGCCGTTGGCGTCGGCATCGCCATTCCTGAGTTCGCCAAGACCGTCACCAAAAGCCTCGACTACCTCGCTGACTTGGGGAGAAAGTACAAAAATGCACCGAAGATAGTGCAAGAGATTTCAGTTTTTGCGAGAGATCTTGGTCAGGGCAAGTTGACTCTCGATGTCAGCCTTGCCGAGTGGGCAAGCCGGCTCGAGGACCTCAACCCAAAGTTCAAGGACAGCTTGCACGATTACTTGCAGCGCCTGCAGGAGAGTGTGGTTGAGACTTCGGCAGCTATTGAGAGGCTTTACGACAAGGATGGGTCTTTGAAGAGATTCTATTTCTCGACGGTGGGAGAGAGACGAGTTACGAGGGCGGCCAAGAAGTTTCATCGCTGGCAAGAGGATTTCGTGCAATTGATTGAGTTGAttgagaaagagaagagtcTCACTCACAGAGACTTGTTACTCTCTAGCGATCAGCTTATGATTTTCAGCAAAGGCGATGGCGAGCATTTATCACCGGTTCCCAACTCTCGCCGGCTTTTTGTGGGGAAGGGAGAGTTTAAGAATCACGGCGGCGGTATTAGCACCATCGATATTCTCGTTGAAAGACGCCCTTTGCCCATCGATGAGATATCAGTAGCCCGCGTGGCTTCGAGGCTTAGCAGGGCCAAGTGCGACAGGGGCATTTTGGCATGTATCGGATACCGGCAAAAGAATGGTATCGAGCTACTCTTCCGGATTCCATCTTATCTTCACGACCCTCGACCATTGAATCAAATAATCGGCACTACCGACAACGGAAGGAGGATACCTTACCCTCTCGAGAGCAGGCTAGAGCTGTGTCACGAACTCTGCCGTGCGGCCCTCTCTGTTCACACCTCCAACTTTGTTCACAAGAATATCCGACCCGAAAACATTCTTCTCTTCCGAAACAGCAACAAAACCCAGACTACGAATGGCTTTGGTTGCGACGAACTCGGTGTGCCGTTTCTCACGGACTGGTACATGCTTCGCTCGTTCGACGACCTCTCAAGCCGACGGGGCGTCAACGACTGGGTTGAGAATATCTACCGACACCCCCAACGACAAAGTCTTGAGCCCCAGGCTCGATACAACCTCGGCCATGATATTTACAGTCTTGGAGTCACTCTGTTGGAGATAGCTCTGTGGGAATCCTTTGTCAGCTCCAAGGACCCCCCCGAAATATCACAGCGTTACAGAGATACTGCGATGGAAGTCGGCGGCCTAACATCAAGCACCATGGATCCAGCCAGATTGTTTAGAAAGCTGACAGCTGCGGTCCTTGCCCAAAAAGTCATGGTTAAGTTGGCGAGAGAGGAAGTTCCATCAAGGATGGGCACTTCGctgtctcatctcatcgTGGCTTGTCTGACATGTTTAGAAGGGGGAATGGGAGAAGGGAATAATTTCGAGGAGAACCCGAATGATGCAGCGCTGGGGTTCCATGAGCTGGTTGATGAAAGCTTTCCTAATTATGTTTAG
- a CDS encoding C2H2-type domain-containing protein yields the protein MAPNDDDTAAARRPLGDDIEGDIMRFSELDFARLGLATEPNNHLLGADKQNHFLPLQPSYPDRQSSNTSLLTPNITNLASPAAPGALPPTVSQDLSLDFQPLDPALSSTSLVRDPSRSESRGRSGRSTRRSDYVNLYQQPGLLRRRSRYLRQQPQTPTEPIAIPTLNKSTDSGLDPMQRWQDSPPEAEAASLSAIVDALEKTPLRSRSSAGSPGSQHFGSRAASTVSFGSGTSYSSASVASASSITHRNPPRGRVTKRTRTRVAKGKEPGKRVFPCTFCCDSFKSNRKDHLVQHLRLVHHVQTMPIIDSWKVEGPTVSSRCGFCSIQLHTWQERVDHLTKHFRAGATMDSWKGEHCFEPSIAAQVTNAIPPYLIAAESRALVPFSSTDPGTKDHLSQIKHATQQSLGQWEDGGAMAISGSEPSPQSSTQQRSLDGIHESAPPMMYPDVLALHLGRYAQEKMKLGIIPTDRMFQEEARRIMFDSVDPWDQTIADNDDWLSCFRSRHLRDASGSGENSAS from the exons ATGGCGCCAAACGATGATGACACTGCAGCTGCAAGGCGTCCACTCGGAGACGACATCGAGGGCGATA TTATGAGGTTCTCCGAGTTGGACTTTGCGAGGCTTGGACTGGCAACAGAGCCCAACAATCACCTCCTTGGTGCTGATAAGCAGAATCACTTCCTTCCCCTACAACCGTCCTACCCGGATCGACAGTCATCAAACACAAGCTTGTTGACTCCTAATATCACAAACTTGGCTTCTCCGGCAGCCCCAGGGGCCCTTCCACCTACAGTGTCCCAGGATCTATCCCTCGACTTCCAACCCTTGGATCCAGCCCTATCATCCACAAGCCTCGTGCGAGATCCCTCACGGTCAGAAAGCAGGGGAAGATCTGGAAGATCAACACGGCGCTCGGACTATGTCAACTTGTATCAGCAGCCTGGCCTTCTACGACGAAGGAGTCGATATCTccgtcaacaacctcaaaCCCCCACCGAGCCGATAGCAATACCCACCCTGAACAAGTCAACAGATAGTGGTTTGGATCCTATGCAAAGATGGCAAGATTCGCCACcagaggccgaggcggcaTCTCTATCCGCCATAGTCGATGCGCTGGAAAAGACACCACTGCGGAGTCGCTCTTCGGCTGGAAGCCCCGGCAGCCAACACTTTGGCAGTCGAGCTGCCTCGACAGTCAGTTTCGGAAGCGGAACAAGCTACTCTTCAGCTTCCGTTGCATCCGCCAGCTCTATAACCCACCGAAACCCACCCCGCGGACGAGTTACAAAACGAACGAGAACGCGGGTTGCAAAGGGCAAAGAACCGGGAAAGAGAGTCTTTCCTTGCACCTTCTGCTGCGATTCTTTCAAGAGCAA CCGCAAGGACCATCTCGTCCAGCATCTGAGGCTTGTTCATCACGTTCAGACGATGCCAATCATCGATTCGTGGAAAGTGGAAGGACCAACTGTATCATCGAGATGTGGCTTTTGCAGTATCCAACTGCATACTTGGCAAGAACGTGTCGATCACCTCACAAAGCATTTCCGAGCTGGAGCAACTATGGATAGCTGGAAAGGGGAGCATTGCTTCGAGCCTTCTATTGCTGCCCAGGTCACCAACGCCATACCACCGTACCTCATCGCAGCCGAGTCTCGAGCTCTAGTGCCGTTCTCTAGCACTGATCCAGGGACCAAGGACCACCTGTCTCAGATCAAGCATGCAACTCAACAGAGCTTAGGGCAGTGGGAAGATGGAGGTGCTATGGCAATAAGTGGCTCGGAACCATCCCCTCAGTCAAGCACCCAGCAACGTTCATTAGATGGCATCCACGAAAGTGCACCACCGATGATGTACCCCGACGTTCTTGCTCTACATCTCGGTCGCTACGCCCAAGAAAAGATGAAGCTCGGCATTATTCCAACAGACAGGATGTTTCAGGaagaggcgaggaggatcaTGTTTGACTCGGTTGACCCGTGGGATCAAACCATCGCCGACAACGATGACTGGCTGTCATGCTTTCGCAGTCGCCATCTAAGGGATGCTTCAGGCAGTGGAGAGAATTCGGCGTCCTAG
- a CDS encoding Metallophos domain-containing protein: MEHSTPAQNSEESHASSWHLISRVVVDLDDTYIPSANPEHESPAKRLIIVGDVHGHLSELKKLLEKVQFDRGNGDHLIFVGDLVNKGPDSAGVVQLAMDLGASAVRGNNEDRVLAAHAALKRDPTLKIETAKPVEEATSGEKTASPAKEEISTQPYDPQSLKRYSADKDFATVALLTEEQISWLSSLPLILRIPLKGGGTPPWDAGTLVIAHAGLVPHLPLEGQDYWAVMNMRGLVYPDPGTDVEEIRADVVKGVRSRIRRQIALHETTDEAIRAEWKKLDESLNEGRGYSGCYRDELVGWPLESREGDWWCVAWSRAQNSIQAPQERSIVVYGHDAKVGLQVEPEMDIQIKTAEGGETVKGQRYAFGLDSGCVYGNQLSAMVVERSSNGGLSHSIVQVDCIKEDKEE, encoded by the coding sequence ATGGAACACTCAACACCGGCTCAAAACTCCGAAGAGAGTCAtgcatcatcatggcatctCATATCTAGAGTCGTCGTGGACCTAGACGACACATATATCCCCTCAGCAAACCCGGAGCATGAGTCTCCTGCGAAAAGGCTCATCATCGTTGGCGACGTTCACGGTCACCTCTCAGAGCTCAAGAAGTTACTCGAAAAAGTCCAATTTGACAGAGGCAATGGCGATCATCTCATCTTTGTCGGCGACTTGGTCAACAAGGGTCCCGACAGTGCAGGGGTTGTCCAACTGGCCATGGATCTAGGCGCCAGTGCCGTGAGGGGGAACAACGAAGACAGGGTTCTCGCGGCTCATGCGGCTTTGAAGAGGGACCCGACTTTGAAGATTGAGACTGCGAAGCCCGTCGAAGAGGCTACGTCTGGTGAGAAGACTGCTTCACCTGCGAAGGAGGAAATTTCTACCCAGCCTTACGATCCCCAAAGCCTAAAGAGGTACAGCGCCGACAAGGACTTTGCAACAGTTGCTTTGTTGACCGAGGAGCAAATCTCTTGGCTGTCCTCTTTGCCGCTGATCCTACGCATCCCCTTGAAAGGCGGCGGCACTCCACCTTGGGATGCAGGAACACTGGTCATCGCGCATGCCGGCCTGGTGCCTCATTTACCATTGGAGGGACAAGATTACTGGGCGGTCATGAATATGCGTGGCCTTGTGTACCCTGATCCAGGCACTGATGTGGAAGAGATCCGAGCTGATGTGGTCAAAGGAGTTCGATCTCGCATCCGCAGGCAGATTGCTCTTCATGAGACCACAGATGAGGCTATCAGGGCTGAGTGGAAGAAGTTAGATGAATCACTCAACGAGGGACGCGGGTACAGCGGTTGTTATCgagatgagcttgttggATGGCCCCTCGAGAGTCGTGAGGGCGATTGGTGGTGCGTCGCTTGGAGTCGAGCTCAAAACTCGATCCAAGCTCCCCAGGAAAGGAGCATCGTTGTGTACGGCCATGACGCCAAGGTTGGGCTTCAGGTTGAGCCCGAGATGGATATTCAGATCAAGACGGCCGAAGGAGGCGAAACGGTCAAGGGGCAACGGTATGCGTTTGGACTCGACTCGGGGTGTGTGTACGGGAACCAGCTTTCGGCCATGGTTGTTGAGAGGAGTTCTAACGGAGGATTGTCGCATTCGATAGTTCAGGTAGATTGCATAAAGGAGGACAAAGAGGAATAG